In a single window of the Pseudogemmatithrix spongiicola genome:
- a CDS encoding aminotransferase class V-fold PLP-dependent enzyme: protein MTDALLAFREEFPILSTCTYLVSNSLGAMPRGVPGRLQEYADAWRTHGVRAWAKGWWEMPVTVGDVVAPLIGAAPHEVGIVPTVTIAQATVLSAVPITAQRNEIVMTALDFPSVRYAIEQLAPKFGARVIVVPSEDGISIDQQALHAAITERTALVCVSHVLFRSAYIIDADALVAHAHAQGALVSLDAYHSVGVIPVDVKRSKVDFLAGGVLKWLCGGPGGCFLYASPAMSERLAPALTGWQAHKRPFAFDTTMEPADGIWRWLGGTPTVPSLYAATEGPRIVRAAGMAQVRAKSLRQTALLVELADARGYRLTAPRDPSRRGGTIAFDVPHAAAVAQALLARDVVIDFRPGAGIRVAPHFYTTDDEVRRVVGEIDDILATDAWKAFADTRPTVT from the coding sequence ATGACTGATGCGTTGCTCGCGTTCCGGGAGGAGTTTCCCATCCTCTCGACCTGCACCTACCTCGTCTCCAATTCGCTCGGCGCGATGCCCCGGGGTGTGCCGGGGCGCCTGCAGGAGTACGCCGATGCCTGGCGCACGCACGGTGTCCGCGCCTGGGCCAAGGGCTGGTGGGAGATGCCCGTGACGGTGGGCGACGTGGTGGCGCCGCTCATCGGTGCCGCGCCGCATGAAGTGGGCATCGTCCCGACGGTGACCATCGCGCAGGCCACGGTGCTCTCGGCCGTGCCGATCACCGCGCAGCGCAACGAGATCGTGATGACGGCGCTGGACTTCCCGAGCGTTCGCTACGCCATCGAGCAGTTGGCGCCGAAGTTCGGCGCGCGGGTCATCGTGGTGCCCAGCGAGGACGGCATCTCGATCGACCAGCAGGCGTTGCATGCGGCGATCACCGAACGCACGGCGTTGGTCTGCGTGAGCCACGTGCTGTTCCGCTCGGCGTACATCATCGACGCCGACGCGCTGGTCGCGCACGCCCATGCGCAGGGCGCGCTGGTCTCGCTGGATGCCTACCACTCGGTCGGCGTGATTCCTGTAGATGTGAAGCGCAGCAAGGTCGACTTCCTCGCCGGCGGCGTGCTTAAGTGGCTCTGCGGCGGCCCCGGCGGCTGCTTCCTTTATGCGAGCCCGGCAATGAGCGAGCGCTTGGCGCCGGCGCTGACCGGCTGGCAAGCGCACAAGCGGCCGTTCGCGTTCGATACGACGATGGAGCCCGCCGACGGCATCTGGCGCTGGCTGGGCGGCACGCCGACCGTGCCGTCGCTCTATGCGGCCACGGAAGGCCCCCGCATCGTCCGTGCGGCGGGTATGGCGCAGGTCCGCGCCAAGAGCCTGCGGCAGACGGCCCTGCTCGTCGAGTTGGCCGACGCGCGCGGTTATCGCCTGACCGCGCCGCGTGATCCCTCGCGTCGCGGCGGCACCATCGCCTTCGACGTGCCGCATGCCGCCGCGGTGGCGCAGGCGCTCCTCGCGCGCGATGTCGTCATCGACTTCCGGCCCGGCGCGGGCATCCGCGTGGCGCCGCATTTCTACACGACCGACGACGAAGTGCGTCGCGTGGTCGGGGAAATCGATGATATCCTCGCGACCGACGCGTGGAAGGCTTTCGCTGACACGCGTCCCACCGTCACGTGA
- a CDS encoding M16 family metallopeptidase has protein sequence MPPQILTPDSVHRVRLANGLTILARRDRTAPVVAIVTWVKAGYFDEPDETVGIAHVLEHMYFKGTPTRGVGEIARATKLAGGYLNAGTIYDHTHYYTVLPADGLRAGLDVQFDAYANSVIDADELRRELEVIIEETKRKADSAGPLALETMFEVLHDRHRIRRWRMGREDELRALTRDQLVAFYRRFYRPSNTVLAIVGDVDPAEAIREATQRYAALEDAPLTRDRGPLDIRPAGFRLREWEGDIAQTELVFGWRTPSADHPDAPALDCLATVLASGRAARLVRATRDRRLVSSISAYDYTPTELGVFVVHATAPQERAREAARAIVDQVRRVREGDLTDDELARARQLLDAQWLRRLESAEGQANFLGSWELAGGWEQGLAYQDALRNTSVARLTDVAQRYLSLDGASLVAYRPRGTEALGASATEVRALLEAPGVAPLEVTAPAPAVSAVAPRRAQLERVVDGVHVFRTDEDVRILVRPRPGAALAHLGAFIAGGVIDESPDVSGLSTLMARTMLRGTQRRHATQFAEAAERLGGSFSTSVGSEAMQWTIGVPTDRYADAMALLAELLTEPAFPEDGLEAERAIALASLGALRDDMYRQPLRLAAELAWPNHPYGRSTLGTEDAVRRVTVAQLRDWHARSVLRARSAVAIVGDVDPQRAADEIATRLVGLRGADAPRIARPAWPSASAVNVEPRDKRQTALSILFEGPARDEASRFEAELLSGVASGLGGRFFEELRDRQSLAYTVLVRPYVRAVSGTFAAYIATSPDKEEIARAGLLNEFAKLREDLVHPHELERALRYAIGSWKIRQASGAAVLADLADAYLWGELEELARYPADLSRVTPESMRTLARRWFDPDRRVEGVVRGRA, from the coding sequence ATGCCGCCGCAGATCCTCACTCCGGACAGCGTGCATCGGGTCCGGCTCGCCAATGGGCTGACCATCCTCGCCCGCCGCGATCGCACCGCGCCGGTCGTCGCCATCGTCACCTGGGTGAAGGCCGGCTACTTCGACGAACCCGACGAGACCGTCGGCATCGCGCACGTCCTCGAGCACATGTACTTCAAGGGCACGCCGACGCGTGGCGTCGGCGAGATCGCCCGCGCGACCAAGCTCGCCGGCGGCTACCTGAACGCCGGTACCATCTACGATCACACGCACTACTACACGGTGCTGCCGGCCGACGGGCTCCGCGCCGGGCTCGATGTGCAGTTCGACGCCTACGCCAACTCGGTCATCGACGCCGACGAACTGCGCCGCGAACTCGAAGTCATCATCGAGGAGACCAAGCGCAAGGCCGACTCCGCGGGCCCGCTCGCGCTGGAGACGATGTTCGAGGTGCTGCACGACCGGCATCGCATCCGGCGCTGGCGCATGGGACGCGAGGACGAGCTCCGCGCGCTCACGCGCGACCAGCTCGTGGCATTCTACCGACGCTTCTACCGCCCCTCGAACACGGTGCTGGCCATTGTCGGGGACGTGGATCCCGCCGAGGCGATCCGTGAGGCCACGCAGCGCTACGCGGCGCTCGAGGACGCGCCGCTCACCCGCGATCGTGGACCGCTCGATATTCGGCCTGCGGGCTTCCGCCTGCGCGAGTGGGAGGGCGACATCGCGCAGACCGAGCTCGTCTTCGGCTGGCGCACGCCGAGCGCCGATCATCCCGACGCGCCGGCGCTCGATTGCCTGGCGACGGTGCTTGCCTCGGGCCGTGCCGCGCGGCTCGTGCGTGCGACGCGGGACCGACGCCTCGTCTCCAGCATCTCGGCCTACGACTACACGCCCACCGAGCTCGGCGTCTTCGTCGTGCATGCCACGGCGCCGCAGGAGCGCGCGCGCGAGGCCGCGCGCGCGATCGTCGACCAAGTCCGTCGCGTGCGCGAGGGCGACCTCACCGACGACGAACTCGCCCGGGCGCGGCAGCTCCTCGATGCCCAGTGGCTGCGGCGCCTCGAGAGCGCCGAGGGCCAGGCCAACTTCCTCGGCAGTTGGGAACTCGCCGGTGGCTGGGAACAGGGACTGGCCTATCAGGACGCGTTGCGGAACACGAGTGTCGCGCGCCTCACGGACGTCGCGCAGCGCTACCTGTCGCTCGACGGGGCCAGCCTCGTCGCGTATCGCCCGCGCGGCACCGAGGCGCTTGGCGCGAGCGCCACGGAGGTGCGCGCGCTTCTCGAAGCGCCGGGCGTCGCCCCGTTGGAGGTCACCGCGCCCGCGCCTGCGGTAAGCGCAGTCGCGCCGCGCCGGGCGCAGCTCGAACGCGTCGTCGATGGCGTGCACGTCTTCCGCACGGACGAGGATGTCCGCATCCTCGTCCGCCCGCGTCCAGGGGCCGCCCTCGCACACCTCGGCGCCTTCATCGCCGGCGGTGTCATTGACGAATCGCCGGACGTCTCGGGACTCTCGACGCTCATGGCGCGCACCATGCTGCGCGGCACCCAACGCCGTCACGCCACGCAGTTCGCCGAAGCCGCCGAACGGCTCGGCGGTTCGTTCAGCACGAGTGTCGGCTCGGAGGCGATGCAGTGGACGATCGGCGTCCCGACCGACCGCTATGCGGACGCCATGGCGCTGCTGGCCGAGCTGCTGACGGAGCCCGCGTTTCCCGAGGATGGACTCGAAGCCGAGCGGGCGATCGCCTTGGCGTCACTCGGGGCCCTGCGCGACGACATGTACCGCCAGCCGCTGCGGCTCGCCGCGGAACTCGCCTGGCCCAATCATCCCTACGGCCGCTCGACCCTCGGCACCGAGGACGCCGTGCGCCGCGTGACCGTCGCGCAGCTGCGCGACTGGCATGCACGCTCCGTGCTGCGCGCGCGCAGCGCCGTGGCCATCGTCGGGGACGTCGATCCGCAGCGCGCGGCCGATGAGATCGCCACGCGGCTTGTCGGGCTGCGTGGCGCCGACGCGCCGCGCATCGCGCGTCCGGCCTGGCCCAGCGCGTCCGCGGTCAACGTCGAGCCGCGCGACAAACGGCAGACGGCGCTGTCGATTCTGTTCGAAGGCCCGGCGCGCGACGAGGCGTCGCGCTTCGAGGCCGAGCTGTTAAGTGGCGTCGCCAGCGGGCTGGGCGGGCGATTCTTCGAGGAGCTCCGCGACCGGCAGTCACTGGCGTATACCGTGCTCGTGCGCCCGTACGTGCGCGCCGTCAGCGGCACCTTCGCCGCGTACATCGCGACCTCGCCGGACAAGGAAGAGATCGCGCGCGCCGGCCTGCTCAACGAGTTCGCCAAGCTGCGTGAAGACCTCGTCCATCCGCATGAGCTGGAGCGGGCGTTGCGCTACGCCATTGGTTCATGGAAGATCCGCCAGGCGAGCGGCGCGGCGGTGCTCGCCGACCTCGCGGACGCGTATCTGTGGGGCGAGCTGGAGGAGTTGGCGCGGTATCCCGCCGATCTCTCGCGCGTGACGCCTGAGAGCATGCGCACGTTGGCGCGGCGATGGTTCGATCCCGATCGACGCGTGGAAGGGGTGGTGCGCGGGCGGGCGTAG
- a CDS encoding efflux RND transporter permease subunit yields the protein MIKRLVDFALHQRFFVIGGVLTIVAFGFYALTHIPFDAYPDLTGTRVEVITSAPGMPPEDVERLVTYPLESTLMGIQGAENVRSVSKQGLSLITVSFPDKVDVYFARTLVQQRVADAVGALPPGIEPGLGPVSTPMGELFQYTVTSDSMSLAELKTLHDYTIRPRLRTVPGVSEVNSWGGFIEQVHVVADPARLASRDLTLQDLHDALDANNRTFGGAYVETAGERFTIRGVGRAESLDEIGRMVVATRGGAPVLVRDVARVEMGALPRQGAVTKDGEGEVVTGMVMKLKGADSRRVIRDVRARLDEIRGGLPTHVAVTPFYDQTQLIARTTKTITKNLIEGGLLVIAVLFLFLRNWRASLIVASVIPLSMLFAFGGMHLFGYGANLMSLGAMDFGLIVDASVVMIENFVRKLEEGTSEDRRSIFLGAAVEVGRPILFGIAIIVAVYIPIFTLDGMEGRMFKPMAFTVVTAVLGSLLLALTYVPSVASMVLKHDHEERHRLLDELRARYARGLTRAMAHGKRIVAVSAVAVLAAVVSIAFIGTEFMPKLDEGNILITSRRLPSISLGEGTRLSMEAERIIKQFPEVVTVVTKEGRPDLATEAMGLYEGDTYVILKPHDEWTSAKTNEGLIALLDSALAAIPGLEIAFTQPLAMRLDEAESGIRTDLGIKIVGPDRMVNEALGARIERIVASVEGAADVSVEIADGSGQYRVQVDRAALARYGVQVADVQAALDLGTGVAVATELVDGPRRIGVAVRLPDDARRDLESLKRITVRTGTGARVSLGSLARIETVMGPELIAHEDAQRRTLVMSNVRGRDLGSFVQEVRGRVAAEVELPSGVFLEWGGQYENQTRALGRLALVVPAVILIIYLLLFLSFGSVAQAGLVLMNVPFALVGGVAMLWLRGINLSLSASIGFIALFGIAVLNGVVMVEHINHLREKGRSLDDAVLHGAVDRLRPVLMTALVASLGFVPMAVTTSAGAEVQRPLASVVIGGLVTSTFLTLFVLPILYRAVAMWQATHPDD from the coding sequence CAAGGTGGACGTGTACTTCGCGCGCACCTTGGTGCAGCAGCGCGTGGCCGACGCCGTGGGCGCGCTTCCGCCCGGCATAGAGCCGGGCCTCGGGCCCGTGAGCACGCCCATGGGCGAGCTCTTCCAGTACACGGTGACCAGCGACTCGATGTCGTTGGCCGAGCTGAAGACGCTGCATGACTACACGATCCGACCGCGCCTGCGCACGGTGCCCGGCGTCAGCGAGGTGAACTCCTGGGGCGGGTTCATCGAGCAGGTGCACGTCGTCGCGGATCCGGCACGCCTCGCGTCGCGTGACCTCACCCTGCAGGATCTCCACGACGCGCTGGACGCCAACAACCGGACCTTCGGCGGCGCATACGTGGAGACGGCGGGCGAGCGCTTCACGATCCGCGGCGTGGGTCGAGCCGAGTCGCTCGACGAGATCGGCCGCATGGTGGTGGCGACGCGCGGCGGGGCCCCGGTGCTCGTGCGCGACGTGGCCCGCGTGGAGATGGGCGCATTGCCGCGCCAAGGCGCGGTCACGAAGGACGGCGAGGGCGAGGTCGTCACCGGCATGGTGATGAAGCTCAAGGGCGCCGACTCCCGCCGCGTCATCCGCGACGTGCGCGCGCGCCTCGACGAGATCCGCGGCGGCCTGCCGACGCACGTCGCGGTCACGCCCTTCTACGACCAGACGCAGCTCATCGCGCGCACCACCAAGACGATCACGAAGAACCTCATCGAGGGCGGCCTGCTCGTCATTGCCGTCCTGTTCCTGTTCCTGCGGAACTGGCGCGCCTCGCTGATCGTCGCGTCGGTCATTCCGCTCTCGATGCTCTTCGCCTTCGGCGGCATGCACCTGTTCGGCTACGGCGCGAACCTCATGTCGCTCGGCGCCATGGACTTCGGCCTCATCGTCGACGCTTCCGTGGTGATGATCGAGAACTTCGTGCGCAAGCTCGAGGAAGGCACCAGCGAGGACCGACGGTCGATCTTCCTTGGGGCAGCCGTCGAGGTCGGTCGGCCCATCCTGTTCGGCATCGCGATCATCGTCGCCGTGTACATCCCGATCTTCACGCTGGACGGGATGGAGGGCCGCATGTTCAAGCCGATGGCCTTTACCGTCGTGACGGCGGTGCTCGGCTCGCTGCTGCTGGCGCTCACGTACGTGCCGAGCGTCGCGTCGATGGTGCTCAAGCACGACCATGAGGAGCGGCATCGCCTGCTCGACGAGCTGCGGGCGCGCTACGCCCGCGGCCTGACACGCGCGATGGCGCACGGAAAGCGCATCGTCGCCGTCTCGGCCGTGGCGGTGCTCGCGGCCGTGGTGTCGATCGCGTTCATCGGGACCGAGTTCATGCCCAAGCTCGACGAGGGCAACATCCTCATCACGTCGCGGCGCCTGCCGAGCATCTCACTGGGCGAGGGCACGCGGCTGTCGATGGAGGCCGAGCGCATCATCAAGCAGTTCCCCGAAGTCGTGACCGTCGTGACCAAGGAAGGCCGTCCGGACCTCGCGACGGAGGCGATGGGCCTCTACGAGGGCGACACGTACGTCATCCTGAAGCCGCACGACGAGTGGACCTCGGCGAAGACGAACGAGGGGTTGATCGCCCTGCTCGACTCGGCGCTCGCGGCGATTCCCGGGCTGGAGATCGCGTTCACGCAGCCCCTGGCGATGCGCCTCGATGAGGCGGAGAGCGGCATCCGCACGGACCTCGGCATCAAGATCGTCGGGCCCGACCGCATGGTGAACGAGGCGCTTGGCGCGCGCATCGAGCGGATCGTCGCGAGCGTCGAGGGCGCAGCAGACGTCTCGGTGGAGATCGCCGATGGCAGCGGCCAGTACCGCGTGCAGGTGGATCGCGCCGCGCTTGCCCGCTACGGCGTGCAGGTGGCCGACGTGCAGGCGGCGCTGGACCTCGGCACGGGCGTCGCGGTGGCGACCGAGCTGGTCGACGGCCCGCGCCGCATCGGCGTCGCCGTGCGGCTGCCCGACGACGCGCGACGCGACCTCGAGTCGCTCAAGCGCATCACGGTGCGCACGGGGACCGGCGCGCGCGTGTCACTGGGCTCGCTCGCGCGCATCGAGACCGTCATGGGCCCCGAGCTCATCGCGCACGAGGACGCGCAGCGCCGCACGCTGGTGATGAGCAACGTGCGCGGCCGCGACCTCGGCAGCTTCGTGCAGGAAGTGCGGGGCCGCGTGGCCGCCGAGGTCGAGCTGCCGTCGGGCGTGTTCCTGGAGTGGGGCGGGCAGTACGAGAACCAGACGCGCGCCCTCGGGCGGCTGGCGCTGGTCGTGCCGGCGGTGATCCTGATCATCTACCTGCTGCTGTTCCTCTCCTTCGGGTCAGTGGCGCAGGCGGGGCTCGTGCTCATGAACGTGCCCTTCGCGCTCGTCGGCGGCGTGGCGATGCTCTGGCTCCGCGGCATCAACCTCTCGCTCTCGGCGAGCATCGGCTTCATCGCGCTCTTCGGCATCGCCGTGCTCAACGGCGTGGTGATGGTGGAGCACATCAATCACCTGCGCGAGAAGGGCCGCAGCCTCGATGACGCGGTGCTGCATGGCGCGGTGGACCGCCTGCGGCCGGTGCTGATGACGGCGTTGGTCGCGAGCCTGGGCTTCGTGCCGATGGCCGTGACGACGAGCGCCGGCGCCGAGGTGCAGCGACCCCTGGCGAGCGTGGTGATCGGCGGGCTCGTGACGTCGACGTTCCTCACGCTGTTCGTGCTGCCGATCCTGTACCGCGCGGTGGCGATGTGGCAGGCGACGCATCCCGACGACTGA
- a CDS encoding pseudouridine-5'-phosphate glycosidase produces the protein MSASRAVRVSEEVAASRTARRGIVALESSVLAQGLPIPQNAEAARRMDAAVRAAGATPAVTAVVRGELTLGLADNDLARFLAREGIEKVSARDLGVACALGADGATTVAASLAICRLTGVQVFATGGIGGVHREPAFDESADLLELSRTPAIVVCAGAKSILDLPATLERLESYGVPVIGYRGHEFPGFFTAETGLRVPAAAHTPEAIAKMAQAHWHTAGQSSALLVVQPPPAEFALASAEVDALVLAAVEEARQRGIRGAALTPHLLAAIATATGGRSMTANLALLEANAALAGAIAQALAA, from the coding sequence GTGAGCGCATCACGCGCGGTCCGGGTCAGTGAGGAGGTCGCTGCGTCGCGAACGGCGCGGCGAGGCATCGTGGCCCTGGAGAGCTCCGTGCTCGCCCAGGGCCTTCCCATTCCCCAGAACGCCGAAGCGGCGCGTCGCATGGACGCCGCCGTGCGCGCGGCCGGCGCGACGCCGGCGGTCACGGCCGTCGTGCGCGGCGAACTGACGCTCGGGCTCGCCGACAACGATCTCGCGCGGTTCTTGGCGCGCGAGGGCATCGAGAAGGTCTCGGCCCGCGACCTCGGCGTCGCCTGCGCCTTGGGGGCCGATGGCGCGACGACCGTGGCGGCATCGCTGGCCATCTGTCGCCTGACGGGCGTGCAGGTGTTCGCGACCGGCGGCATCGGCGGCGTCCACCGTGAACCTGCCTTCGACGAATCGGCCGATCTGCTCGAGCTCTCGCGCACGCCGGCGATCGTGGTCTGCGCCGGTGCGAAGTCCATCCTCGACCTGCCCGCGACGTTGGAGCGGCTCGAGTCCTACGGCGTGCCGGTGATTGGGTATCGCGGCCATGAGTTTCCAGGCTTCTTCACGGCGGAGACGGGCCTGCGCGTGCCGGCGGCGGCGCACACGCCGGAAGCCATCGCGAAGATGGCACAGGCCCATTGGCACACGGCCGGTCAGTCCTCGGCGCTCCTCGTGGTGCAGCCGCCGCCAGCCGAGTTCGCGCTCGCCAGCGCGGAGGTGGACGCGCTCGTCCTCGCCGCGGTGGAGGAGGCGCGCCAACGTGGCATCCGCGGCGCGGCACTGACCCCGCACCTGCTCGCCGCCATCGCCACCGCAACCGGAGGTCGCTCGATGACGGCAAACCTCGCACTGCTGGAAGCCAACGCCGCGCTCGCCGGTGCGATCGCGCAGGCGCTCGCCGCATGA
- a CDS encoding tetratricopeptide repeat protein, giving the protein MPSPFLSSEEYDERAHQLYNEGNYDEALTLLREGLGLYPNAVELHVGVGYARLARDEFAWARRSFEEALILDPEHEDALAGLGEVLLKLGQAEAGLKSFRRILELGYSDDIELMLQVGRALFREGYMEDAKDFFEIAVQQTPENAEAVAMVGYAQHRLADEAGAAETLRKALQLDPEHSEARIYLGNLLYDQGEYEAALYHLDRTKPEDHWDELGIWRLLELKKSHLRLRDDDPSLKIWEERLAELQPAPDALDEMLSEIEQRAAEQEQEAARSQLELFGALLNEMSEQKGAPVRHRVVGRDGRPYEGSWEEIVRGMRDATPGQAQRTLEDFMQAEARRGFALTGILIPTRDAESFLRASADAGLLRIER; this is encoded by the coding sequence ATGCCCTCTCCGTTCCTGAGTTCCGAGGAGTACGACGAGCGCGCGCACCAGCTCTACAACGAAGGCAACTACGACGAGGCGCTCACGCTGCTGCGCGAGGGCCTCGGGCTTTATCCCAATGCCGTCGAGTTGCACGTCGGCGTCGGCTACGCCCGCCTGGCCCGTGATGAGTTCGCCTGGGCCCGGCGCTCCTTCGAAGAAGCGCTGATCCTCGATCCCGAGCACGAGGACGCCCTCGCCGGACTCGGCGAAGTGCTGCTCAAGCTCGGTCAGGCGGAGGCCGGCCTCAAGAGCTTCCGTCGCATCCTCGAACTCGGCTACAGCGACGACATCGAGCTCATGCTGCAGGTCGGGCGCGCGCTCTTCCGCGAAGGCTACATGGAAGACGCCAAGGACTTCTTCGAGATCGCCGTCCAGCAGACGCCCGAGAACGCCGAGGCCGTCGCGATGGTCGGCTACGCCCAGCATCGCCTCGCCGACGAAGCGGGGGCGGCGGAGACGCTGCGCAAGGCGCTGCAGCTCGATCCCGAGCACAGTGAGGCGCGCATCTACCTCGGCAACCTGCTCTACGACCAGGGCGAGTACGAGGCAGCGTTGTACCACCTCGACCGCACCAAGCCCGAAGACCACTGGGACGAGCTCGGCATCTGGCGCCTGCTCGAACTCAAGAAGTCGCACCTGCGCCTGCGGGACGACGATCCGTCGCTGAAGATCTGGGAGGAGCGGCTCGCCGAGCTGCAGCCGGCCCCCGATGCGCTCGACGAGATGCTCTCGGAGATCGAACAGCGCGCCGCCGAACAGGAGCAGGAAGCCGCGCGCTCGCAGCTGGAGCTGTTCGGCGCGCTGCTGAACGAGATGAGCGAGCAGAAGGGTGCCCCGGTGCGGCACCGCGTGGTCGGCCGCGATGGCCGGCCCTACGAAGGCAGCTGGGAGGAGATCGTCCGCGGCATGCGCGACGCGACGCCCGGGCAGGCGCAGCGCACGCTCGAGGACTTCATGCAGGCCGAGGCGCGGCGGGGATTCGCGCTGACGGGCATCCTCATCCCCACGCGCGATGCGGAGAGCTTCCTCCGCGCCAGCGCGGACGCCGGACTGCTGCGTATCGAACGGTGA
- a CDS encoding ABC transporter ATP-binding protein codes for MIVLDNVSKTYRTWRGPGVRAVSNVTLEIARGEVVGIAGPNGAGKSTLIAMLLGMLSPDEGRLTIDGVAPRAYVERNGVAYLPELMTWPLTWRTDEALRRMAILAGIPADRRRAEVDRVIDAVGIGEHRRKRLKALSKGNLQRVGLAHALLTDRAMVIFDEPTHGLDPVWTARFRDIVAGIRRADRAVLIASHNLDELERLCDRVAIVDRGAIQRVVEVRGGAGITAPRRWRIRVTQAPDAVAAAFPGAVINGPDIECTADVAGLNAGLAAAITAGALVTAVGPSESSLEEAFRSAVTAR; via the coding sequence GTGATTGTCCTCGACAACGTGAGCAAGACGTACCGGACCTGGCGCGGTCCGGGGGTTCGCGCCGTCTCCAACGTCACGCTGGAGATCGCGCGCGGCGAAGTCGTCGGCATCGCCGGCCCGAACGGGGCGGGGAAGAGCACGCTCATCGCGATGCTGCTCGGGATGCTCTCGCCCGACGAGGGCCGCCTGACCATCGACGGCGTCGCGCCCCGCGCGTACGTCGAGCGGAACGGCGTCGCGTACCTGCCGGAACTCATGACGTGGCCGCTCACCTGGCGCACGGACGAAGCCCTCCGCCGCATGGCCATCCTCGCGGGAATCCCCGCCGACCGGCGCCGTGCCGAGGTCGACCGCGTCATCGACGCCGTCGGCATCGGCGAGCACCGACGCAAGCGCCTGAAGGCGCTGAGCAAGGGCAATCTCCAGCGCGTCGGGCTTGCCCACGCGCTGCTGACGGACCGCGCGATGGTGATCTTCGACGAGCCCACGCACGGCCTCGATCCCGTGTGGACTGCACGGTTCCGCGACATCGTCGCGGGGATTCGCCGCGCCGACCGCGCGGTGCTGATCGCCTCGCACAACCTCGACGAACTCGAACGCCTCTGCGACCGCGTCGCGATCGTGGACCGCGGCGCCATCCAGCGCGTCGTCGAGGTGCGCGGCGGTGCGGGCATCACGGCCCCGCGACGCTGGCGCATCCGTGTCACGCAGGCGCCCGATGCCGTCGCGGCGGCCTTCCCCGGCGCCGTGATCAACGGGCCGGACATCGAGTGCACCGCGGACGTCGCCGGCCTGAACGCCGGCCTCGCCGCCGCCATCACCGCGGGGGCGCTGGTCACCGCCGTGGGGCCGTCCGAATCCTCGCTCGAAGAAGCCTTCCGCTCGGCGGTGACGGCGCGATGA